The Longimicrobiales bacterium nucleotide sequence CTCGGGTACGATCCGGAGCGTGACTCATGAAGGAGCTCATCCTAGACGGGCGCGTCCACGTTTTTGACGGAGCCATGGGAACGTTGCTCTACAATCGCGGCGTGTTCGTGAACATCTGCTACGACGAGCTCAACGTCGGGCGCCCGGACATCGTGAGGGAGATTCACGAGGAGTACGTGGCCGCCGGCGCCGAGGTACTCGAGACGAATACGTTCGGGGCCAATCCGGTGAAGCTCTCTTCCTACGGACTGGCAGAGCGCACTGAAGAAATCAACGAAGCGGCGGGGCACCTAGCGAAACAGGCCGCGGGTAGCTTCGCGAAGGTCGCCGGAGCGATCGGACCCTTGGGAATCCGAATCGAGCCATGGGGACCTACTGCTCGCGAAGAAGCCGTCGATTTCTTCAAGCGGCAGGTCGCTGGTCTTGTCTCGGGTGGAGTGGATGGCTTCGTCCTCGAGACGTTCTCCGACCTCACGGAGATCGGGTGCGCGGTCGCTGCCGTGCGAGAGCTGTCGGATCTGCCGATCGTGGCACAAATGACGGTCGGGAGAGGCGGGAAAACCGCATATGGGAACGACCCTGTACAAATCGCTCAGGAACTCGCCCAGCACGGCGCGGACGTGATCGGACTCAATTGCTCGGTAGGGCCCGCAGTGATGCTGGACGCGATCGAGGAGATGGCTGAGGCTACGAACCTGCCCCTGATCGCTCAGCCGAACGCAGGGCTGCCCCGCACCGTGCGCGACCGAAAAATCTACCTGGCCAGTCCAGAGTACATGGCCCAATACGCCCGCCGAATGATCGACGCGGGCGCGCGTTTCGTTGGCGGGTGCTGCGGCACCACTCCGGAACATGTGAAGCAGGTACGAAATGCGGTCACAGCAGCCCAGCCCCGACACGCGACGATCACCCCGTCAGTAAATGTCCACCGTGGCGAGGTGGCCCGCGAACCGGTGCCGCTCGAAGCCCGATCTGCTTGGGGTCGAAAGCTCGCTCGTGGTGAGACGGTGGTCTCCGTCGAGATCCTGCCTCCGCGCGGATGGGGAAAGAGCGCGGTAGTCGAGCCAGCCCGAGCGCTCAAGGTGGCGGGGGTGGACACCCTCGCACTGGTGGACAATCCCAGATCGCTCAGCCGCATGGGCGCTATCTCGGCCGCACAGATCGTGGAGCGCGAGGTGGGCATCGAGGCGCTGGTCCACTACACGTGCCGTGATCGAAACATGCTGGGAATGATCTCAGATTTGCTCGGAGCCGCCGCTGCCGGAGTGCGTAACGTACTCGTGGTGAGTGGAGACCCGCCGCTTCAGGGCCCCTACCCCGACTCGACCGCAGTCTTCGATATCGACTCGATCGGACTGACCAACGTGGTGAACGGACTCAACCGGGGGATCGACCCCGGCGGCAACTCGATTGGGGCGCCCACGGAGTTCGTGCAGGGTGTGGCCGCGAATCCCGGAGCTGTAGATCTCGACCGCGAAATCGAGCGATTTGGGTACAAGGTGGAGGCGGGTGCGGACTTTGCCGTTACCCAGCCGGTCTTTGATCCCGATGCGTTGGAACGCTTCATGGAACGCGCGGCAGACCACGCGATCCCACTCGTTGCGGGCATCTGGCCTTTCTTGAACCTGCGGAACGCCGAGTTCTTGGCCTACGAGGTGCCTGGCGTGGTCGTTCCCGAGTCGGTGGTGGAGCGCATGCGCGCCGCTCAAGAGAAGGGAGACGAGGCGGCGTTGGAGGAGGGTGTATCCATCGCGGTCGAGATGATCGAGGCAGTGAAGCCGCTGGTGCGAGGATTCCACCTCAACGCACCGAGCCGACGCGTGGATATCGCCCTCCGCGTGCTTAGGCAGGCCGGCGTAAGCTCTACGGCCTAGGAACTAAACGTGTCCTAGGATCCGCCGGAGCCGACGCCCTGCTCCGCGATTTCCGAGATTGCTGACGTAGACCTTCTCTGCCCCCACCGCGCGAAGCTCACGAATCGAGCGTGCACAGATCTCCTCGGCAGTAAGCCCCGACGCGAAATCACTCCTCAGCCCCTCAGCGGGCACGGGAAAGAAGTCACCTAAGGCCGCCAAGGTGCCCGGGTTTGCACTCCGATAGAAAAAGACGCCGTACACCATGGCCACATCAGGGACTTCACGGTTGGCCTCTTCGACAAAACGCGCGATCCGATCCGTCGAGTGGTGGGACACGACCTGAGTCAGCGCGAAGTCCACGTGGGCGTCTGGGGCACTGAGGAATCCCACTTGCTCCGAGGCACTACGATGTGGATTCGCCCACCCACCGAGTACGAGTCCCGGGAGACGCTGCTGCAGCCTCTCCCTCAGGTCTCGACCATGCGGTACACACCTCGGGGGCCCAACCGAAGGATCTCCCCCTAAGACCGTCAGGGCATCGAAGCCTTCCGACGCCGCTCGAGATGCGAACATCTCGCAGTATTCGAGCGAATGCTTCGCGGTCAGGATCGGGACGATGCGCCGCAGGTCCACATCCTCGTCCACGTTTGCTCCCACGTGAGCGAGATTCTCCTCTTCGGCGGATCCCACGGCATTGTCCGTGAGGAAGACGAAGAGTTCATCGCGGGTCAACGATCCGAGCGAGTGATGGAGGTCGATCCAGGCGCCCATTCCGTCCTGGGCCCCCAGATCCGAACGGGGCGGTCTGAGTTCAACCGTGACCAGCGGTCCAGGCTGAGCCAGCCGATCCAACAGGAGGGCGCTACGGCCCACCGCAGCGGCGCTCATTCTTCACCAGCCAGCATGGCTTCCATGTCCTCAGCGGCGGTCGGCAGCCCGGCAGTCAGGACCTCGTTCCCGTCCGCGGTGATCAACACGTCGTCCTCTATACGGACACCAATCCCGGAGTAGCGGGCGGCCCCGCCTTTCGACAGTTCCGGGCGGAAATAGAGGCCCGGCTCTACCGTGAAGACCATGCCGGGCTCCAACACCCTTGAAGCACCCCCTCTCGTATAGTCGCCCGGATCATGCAAATCGAGACCCAACCAGTGCGACGTCTGATGGGGAAAGAAGGCCTTGTGGACACCTTGTTCGATCAGGTCATCCCGGTCGCCAGACAGGACGCCCAGAGTCACCAGGCCGTCCACAATCACCACCGTGGCCGCGGCATGGACGTCCGCGATGGTCGCACCGGGCTGCGCGACGCTGATGGCGGCAGTCCGAGCACCCTCGACGACGTCATATACGGCCCGCTGCTCTTCGGAAAAATGTCCTGACGCCGGATAGGTCCGAGTGATGTCTCCGTTGTACAGCCCGACCTCCGCGCCGGCGTCCAAAAGGACCAGCGCACCCTCCTGCACGGTGTCCTCGTTGTCGACGTAGTGGAGCACGCAGGCGTTCGTCCCAGAACCGACGATCGTGGCAAAGCCAGGTGCCGCCGCCCCTTCACGACGGAAGGCACCCTCGACGGCCGCTTCAACGGTCCGCTCGGGGACACCTCCCCCCAACGAACGTGCGCCAGCTCTTTGTCCGGCGATGCTAATCGCGACGGCCTTTCGCAACGCCTCGATTTCCTGCTCGTCCTTGATGAGACGCATATCGTCCAGAACTTCACCCGGATCGACCAACGCCCTCGGGCCGCCACCGGTCCGCGGCCCGCGCGCTCGCGCGCGTTCCAGCGCTGCCGACACAAACGTCCCCACGCCGTCCCCATGTCTGGTTCTGTAGAAAATCCGGTCACCACCGTCGAGAAGGCTCGCGAGCCGCTGGGCCAATTCCTTCACCGAGTGGCAGTCATCTGGTGAGA carries:
- a CDS encoding bifunctional homocysteine S-methyltransferase/methylenetetrahydrofolate reductase, translating into MKELILDGRVHVFDGAMGTLLYNRGVFVNICYDELNVGRPDIVREIHEEYVAAGAEVLETNTFGANPVKLSSYGLAERTEEINEAAGHLAKQAAGSFAKVAGAIGPLGIRIEPWGPTAREEAVDFFKRQVAGLVSGGVDGFVLETFSDLTEIGCAVAAVRELSDLPIVAQMTVGRGGKTAYGNDPVQIAQELAQHGADVIGLNCSVGPAVMLDAIEEMAEATNLPLIAQPNAGLPRTVRDRKIYLASPEYMAQYARRMIDAGARFVGGCCGTTPEHVKQVRNAVTAAQPRHATITPSVNVHRGEVAREPVPLEARSAWGRKLARGETVVSVEILPPRGWGKSAVVEPARALKVAGVDTLALVDNPRSLSRMGAISAAQIVEREVGIEALVHYTCRDRNMLGMISDLLGAAAAGVRNVLVVSGDPPLQGPYPDSTAVFDIDSIGLTNVVNGLNRGIDPGGNSIGAPTEFVQGVAANPGAVDLDREIERFGYKVEAGADFAVTQPVFDPDALERFMERAADHAIPLVAGIWPFLNLRNAEFLAYEVPGVVVPESVVERMRAAQEKGDEAALEEGVSIAVEMIEAVKPLVRGFHLNAPSRRVDIALRVLRQAGVSSTA
- a CDS encoding aminopeptidase P N-terminal domain-containing protein codes for the protein MDGVTESQVGPPSPFERRREKLFAQLGGGVMVLPAAPTRFRSRDTEYRYRPDSELFYLTGVTEPEAVAVLVGGEEPRFTLFVRPRDPDAEFWAGPRMGVDRALSAFSPDDCHSVKELAQRLASLLDGGDRIFYRTRHGDGVGTFVSAALERARARGPRTGGGPRALVDPGEVLDDMRLIKDEQEIEALRKAVAISIAGQRAGARSLGGGVPERTVEAAVEGAFRREGAAAPGFATIVGSGTNACVLHYVDNEDTVQEGALVLLDAGAEVGLYNGDITRTYPASGHFSEEQRAVYDVVEGARTAAISVAQPGATIADVHAAATVVIVDGLVTLGVLSGDRDDLIEQGVHKAFFPHQTSHWLGLDLHDPGDYTRGGASRVLEPGMVFTVEPGLYFRPELSKGGAARYSGIGVRIEDDVLITADGNEVLTAGLPTAAEDMEAMLAGEE